In Aspergillus flavus chromosome 3, complete sequence, one genomic interval encodes:
- a CDS encoding WD40-repeat-containing domain protein: protein MSTPTQLQPPASPTYILRGHASPIHGLHIFHQNLRLISGDADGWIIVWDLVFKRPVAVWKAHEGAILEVKGFTFSNQTVTEVYTHGRDHKLCVWRFRAQDEDLLQKTLPVDISEQNQSQATQPWLVHSLPVNALNFCAFSMLFLDEEESPDTGEPEASDKTSTQSPGKNPPQHHSLFAVPNALNSGAIDIFHLPRERRLCTIPADQTTQTGMVMAVTLFYSSTRELYIASAYEDGHVMVFALRGQLTTQDFSGKASSDSWKWERVYVARAHSQPALSIDVFPAGGYFVSSSADALVVKHPVPGFGEVGTVKKVDTKHSGQQGVRIRSDGRVFATAGWDSRVRVYSCKTLRELAVLKWHKEGCYTVAFADVEGSFDSGGGATGDGDGAQVTKSGEFSLATVRRQRNQKVQKTHWLAAGSKDGKISLWDIY, encoded by the exons ATGAGCACCCCCACTCAGCTCCAACCACCAGCAAGTCCAACCTACATTCTCCGCGGCCATGCCTCCCCAATCCACGGGCTGCACATTTTCCACCAAAACCTCCGGCTCATCTCCGGTGACGCCGACGGCTGGATAATAGTCTGGGATCTAGTCTTCAAGCGCCCAGTCGCCGTATGGAAAGCCCACGAAGGCGCCATCCTCGAAGTCAAAGGCTTCACTTTCAGCAACCAAACCGTGACAGAAGTATATAC CCACGGACGAGACCACAAACTATGCGTATGGCGCTTCCGCGCCCAAGACGAGGATCTCCTCCAAAAGACCCTCCCCGTGGACATAAGCGAGCAGAACCAGTCTCAAGCGACACAGCCGTGGCTCGTCCATTCTCTGCCCGTCAATGCACTGAATTTCTGTGCTTTTTCCATGCTCttcctggatgaagaggaatcCCCAGATACAGGGGAACCGGAAGCGTCGGACAAGACATCCACACAGTCCCCAGGAAAGAATCCACCACAGCACCATTCCCTCTTCGCCGTCCCCAACGCCCTCAACTCAGGCGCAATCGACATCTTCCACCTCCCACGCGAAAGACGCCTCTGCACAATTCCAGCAGACCAAACCACGCAAACAGGCATGGTCATGGCCGTTACCCTCTTCTACTCATCCACCAGGGAATTATACATAGCATCCGCCTACGAAGACGGCCACGTGATGGTCTTCGCGCTGCGAGGCCAACTAACCACGCAAGACTTTTCCGGAAAAGCCAGTAGTGACAGCTGGAAATGGGAGAGGGTTTATGTCGCTCGGGCTCATTCGCAGCCGGCTTTGTCGATAGATGTTTTTCCCGCTGGGGGGTATTTTGTCTCGTCGTCGGCGGATGCGTTGGTGGTCAAGCATCCTGTTCCTGGGTTTGGGGAGGTGGGGACggtgaagaaggttgatACGAAGCATTCTGGGCAGCAGGGGGTGCGGATTCGTTCTGATGGGAGGGTTTTTGCGACTGCGGGGTGGGATTCGAGGGTGAGGGTTTATTCTTGTAAGACTTTGAGGGAGTTGGCGGTTTTGAAGTGGCATAAGGAGGGGTGTTATACTGTTGCTTTTGCGGATGTGGAGGGTTCTTTTGATTCTGGTGGAGGTGCTACGGGGGATGGAGACGGTGCTCAGGTTACGAAATCGGGGGAGTTCTCGCTTGCTACGGTGCGGCGTCAGCGGAATCAGAAGGTGCAGAAGACGCATTGGTTGGCTGCGGGTTcaaaggatggaaagatcTCATTGTGGGATATCTACTGA